A DNA window from Coffea arabica cultivar ET-39 chromosome 6c, Coffea Arabica ET-39 HiFi, whole genome shotgun sequence contains the following coding sequences:
- the LOC113692471 gene encoding uncharacterized protein: MPHRTGRKDHVNLREELRIKTGKEPSKLDVFIHSRQGKQMDELTSQTIATMNEEIQKLPETSRDDNFVKDILYENILGPEKPGRLRTYGVGATPKDVYRMSDNMNDGQKKAFEDAVNEKVEIIRGELREEMNSKLADFKEELIAQFEARMRASTCDLASLQRREMNAAKQSQISDSLEVGDRMNREVGTNDAEMYKEVGTNDAEINKCEMNKKVSSIADILENHHTKKKRSRTTCKRLA, from the exons CTTCGGATTAAAACTGGAAAAGAGCCTTCGAAACTAGACGTTTTTATTCATTCAagacaaggaaaacaaatggatgagttGACTTCACAAACAATT GCAACTATGAATGAGGAAATACAAAAACTGCCAGAGACATCCAGGGATGATAATTTTGTAAAAGATATACTCTATGAAAATATTCTTGGACCTGAAAAACCAGGTCGTCTTCGAACTTATGGGGTAGGTGCGACTCCAAAAGACGTGTATAGGATGTCAGATAACATGAATGATGGACAAAAGAAAGCATTTGAGGATGCAGTGAATGAGAAAGTGGAAATCATACGTGGTGAACTACGAGAAGAAATGAATTCGAAATTGGCAGATTTTAAGGAGGAGTTGATTGCTCAATTTGAAGCAAGAATG AGGGCATCCACATGTGACTTGGCATCACtccaaagaagagaaatgaaTGCAGCAAAACAATCTCAAATTTCGGACTCATTAGAG GTTGGTGATAGAATGAACAGGGAAGTTGGAACAAATGATGCTGAAATGTACAAGGAAGTTGGAACAAATGATGCTGAAATAAACAAGtgtgaaatgaataaaaaagtTTCTTCAATTGCTGATATTCTTGAG AACCATCatacaaagaagaaaaggagcagGACTACTTGCAAACGACTTGCTTGA